Proteins encoded by one window of Rouxiella chamberiensis:
- a CDS encoding TonB-dependent siderophore receptor: MAAGNTAEDAGSVMTITADDAAYPPVDYSASQSTTASKTDTPLIETPQSVSVVTQSMIQDYQVNSLDDAMKFVSGVTQGNTLGGTEDGFVKRGFGANSDGSILLDGVRSNQGLAFDSTVDHVEVLKGSASLLYGIQNPGGVINMISKKPQYEWNTRVSGRTGGSGGGAGTLDITGPLGHGFAFRMIAERQSDDYWRNFGKNQHTLLAPSLSWFGEKASFNISYEEFKYDVPYDRGTAFINGKPLNIPYERRLDELANHAWGKNKRLNTTWEYELSPDWKTRFTYAWMQRRYDSNEVRATAINTTTGAVSRRADANRGFNHQTTLTSWDWIGEPQILGMTHDLLLGAEYEKVETYKQYSYRGKVNANFNMYNPVYGETPVTNSSTYLDSSSNMRSTLYNHSLYAKDSIHFDDHWIGVIAGRYQHYNQKSSYGFVTPTESQNDTQSKFLPQIGLVYKLNEALSFYGNFSKSFTPSTDVDDDGNTALPELGTTYEIGSKWQVTPRLDATMAFYRIDEKDMSVFINGVTRNIPKARSSGIELEMNGEIARDWNLSANYAYDKTEIVSDDVSSSNIGNRLVNAPTHMGSLYFSHTLRWVPVEGDFRLGGGARYVGSRAGDPENSFTMPAYTVADAFISWDNKLLGKHTRLQLNINNIFNKEYYTSSAGNLRVEEGETRNLVLSASVDF, from the coding sequence ATGGCGGCGGGCAATACGGCTGAAGACGCGGGTTCGGTGATGACGATTACCGCCGATGACGCCGCTTATCCGCCTGTCGATTACAGCGCCTCGCAAAGCACCACCGCCTCGAAAACTGACACCCCACTGATTGAAACGCCGCAATCGGTCAGCGTAGTGACGCAGTCGATGATACAAGACTATCAGGTGAATTCTCTGGATGACGCGATGAAATTCGTCAGCGGCGTCACGCAGGGAAACACTCTGGGCGGCACTGAAGACGGTTTCGTCAAACGCGGTTTTGGCGCAAACAGCGATGGTTCCATTCTGCTTGATGGCGTGCGCAGCAATCAGGGGTTGGCGTTTGACTCGACGGTGGATCACGTTGAAGTCCTGAAAGGCTCGGCGTCGCTGCTTTACGGCATTCAAAATCCGGGTGGCGTTATCAATATGATTAGCAAGAAACCGCAGTATGAATGGAATACGCGCGTCAGTGGGCGCACGGGCGGTTCCGGCGGCGGCGCAGGTACACTCGACATTACCGGACCGCTGGGTCATGGCTTTGCCTTTCGCATGATAGCCGAGCGCCAGTCAGACGACTATTGGCGTAACTTCGGTAAAAATCAGCACACGTTGCTGGCGCCCTCCTTGAGCTGGTTCGGTGAGAAAGCCAGTTTCAATATCAGCTATGAAGAGTTCAAATACGACGTGCCTTACGACAGAGGGACGGCTTTCATCAACGGCAAACCCCTGAACATTCCGTATGAGCGCCGCCTGGACGAACTCGCCAACCATGCCTGGGGTAAGAACAAGCGCCTGAATACCACCTGGGAATATGAGCTGTCCCCAGACTGGAAGACACGCTTTACCTACGCCTGGATGCAGCGCCGCTACGACAGTAACGAAGTTCGCGCGACCGCCATCAATACCACCACAGGCGCCGTCTCGCGCCGTGCCGATGCCAATCGCGGGTTCAATCATCAAACCACTCTGACTTCGTGGGACTGGATTGGCGAACCGCAGATTTTGGGCATGACACACGATCTGCTGCTCGGCGCTGAATACGAAAAGGTCGAAACCTACAAGCAATATTCGTATCGCGGCAAGGTCAACGCGAATTTCAACATGTATAACCCGGTGTATGGCGAAACGCCCGTCACCAACAGTTCGACCTATCTTGATAGCAGCAGCAACATGCGTTCTACGCTGTACAACCATTCGCTCTATGCCAAGGACAGCATTCATTTCGACGATCACTGGATTGGCGTCATTGCCGGTCGCTATCAGCATTACAACCAAAAGAGTTCCTACGGTTTCGTTACGCCGACCGAATCGCAAAACGATACCCAGAGCAAGTTCCTGCCGCAGATTGGTCTGGTTTATAAGCTGAATGAGGCATTGTCGTTCTATGGTAATTTCAGCAAATCGTTTACGCCGTCAACCGACGTCGACGATGACGGCAATACCGCGCTTCCAGAGCTGGGAACCACCTATGAAATCGGCAGTAAATGGCAGGTCACGCCACGGCTGGATGCGACGATGGCGTTCTACCGAATCGATGAAAAAGATATGTCGGTATTCATCAACGGCGTGACGCGTAATATTCCAAAGGCGCGCTCCAGCGGCATTGAACTGGAGATGAACGGCGAAATCGCTCGCGACTGGAACCTGAGCGCCAACTATGCCTATGACAAAACCGAAATAGTCAGCGATGACGTCTCTTCGAGCAATATAGGCAATCGACTGGTCAATGCGCCAACCCATATGGGCAGCCTGTATTTCAGCCATACCTTGCGCTGGGTTCCGGTCGAAGGTGATTTCCGTCTGGGCGGCGGTGCGCGCTATGTCGGTTCCCGCGCGGGCGATCCTGAAAACAGCTTTACCATGCCCGCCTACACGGTGGCGGATGCGTTTATCAGCTGGGACAACAAATTGCTGGGCAAGCACACTCGCCTGCAGTTGAACATTAATAATATCTTTAACAAGGAGTACTACACCTCAAGCGCCGGCAACCTGCGCGTCGAAGAGGGCGAAACGCGCAATCTGGTGTTGTCGGCGAGCGTCGATTTCTAA
- a CDS encoding ABC transporter substrate-binding protein encodes MAIGGAVATPVMAKTVVDIYQRKVEVPDQPQRIVLGESRMLYSLALIEDGDPTEHVVAWPGDMAHYDPQNWQLYVKAFPRAASIPQLGNNSFNQMSAEKILALHPDLVILPRYAKKTDSLGTVEQQLQNAGVPFIYVDLRVDQLHNTVPSLRLLGEVLNTQQKAARFIDFYQQHMEYVRTTLANYHGKKPTVMLQLHLGRREGCCTTVAHGNLADLLEFAGGDNIAKGAFKAVYGEMNPESVIVANPDVYITTGMSGPEKPDDLQLGPLVDAERARESFKTLMAQQPVLSTLHAVQDGNAYSLWHTFYLSPFHLLDVEVFAKALHPALFASLDPQKTLADMYRQFMPFPLTGTYWSRLPAKATH; translated from the coding sequence ATGGCCATTGGCGGCGCGGTGGCGACGCCGGTCATGGCCAAGACGGTAGTCGATATCTATCAGCGCAAAGTCGAGGTTCCGGACCAGCCGCAGCGCATCGTGCTCGGCGAAAGCCGCATGTTGTACAGTCTCGCCTTGATAGAAGACGGGGATCCCACCGAGCACGTGGTGGCCTGGCCGGGCGACATGGCGCATTATGATCCCCAGAACTGGCAGCTTTATGTGAAAGCCTTCCCGCGCGCGGCCTCAATCCCGCAACTCGGCAACAACAGCTTCAACCAGATGAGCGCAGAGAAAATTCTCGCGCTGCATCCCGATCTGGTGATTTTGCCGCGTTACGCCAAAAAGACAGACTCGCTGGGCACTGTGGAACAGCAACTACAAAATGCCGGTGTGCCCTTTATTTATGTCGATCTCCGTGTCGATCAACTGCACAACACGGTACCGAGTCTGCGGCTGTTAGGTGAAGTGCTGAACACGCAGCAGAAAGCCGCGCGTTTTATCGATTTTTATCAACAGCATATGGAGTATGTGCGCACGACGCTTGCAAATTATCACGGCAAGAAGCCGACCGTGATGCTGCAACTGCATCTTGGCAGGCGCGAGGGTTGCTGTACCACGGTGGCTCACGGCAATCTGGCGGATCTGCTCGAATTTGCCGGTGGCGACAATATTGCCAAAGGCGCTTTTAAAGCCGTTTACGGGGAGATGAATCCGGAATCGGTGATTGTTGCCAATCCGGATGTCTATATCACGACCGGCATGTCGGGGCCGGAGAAGCCCGACGATTTGCAGCTGGGTCCACTGGTCGACGCGGAACGGGCGCGCGAGAGTTTTAAAACGCTGATGGCGCAGCAACCTGTGCTTTCGACGCTTCACGCGGTGCAGGACGGCAACGCCTACAGTTTGTGGCACACCTTTTACCTGAGTCCCTTCCATTTACTGGATGTCGAGGTCTTTGCCAAGGCGCTGCATCCGGCGTTGTTTGCGTCGCTTGATCCGCAAAAAACGCTGGCGGACATGTATCGGCAGTTTATGCCTTTCCCGCTGACCGGCACCTACTGGAGTCGGCTACCGGCCAAAGCCACGCACTAA
- a CDS encoding DUF3811 domain-containing protein, whose amino-acid sequence MKRLTQQDMTESEQRELKTRLDRARKAQGRDLTNSENNRTKDEYIDELMAEKEKIASKARAEKRRAKANATPSTSATYDWTARTHPRGRR is encoded by the coding sequence ATGAAAAGACTGACGCAGCAAGACATGACGGAAAGCGAACAACGCGAGTTGAAAACACGCCTCGATCGGGCGAGAAAAGCCCAGGGACGCGACTTGACCAACTCCGAGAACAACCGCACCAAAGACGAATACATTGATGAACTGATGGCGGAAAAAGAAAAAATCGCCAGCAAGGCGCGTGCAGAGAAACGCCGTGCGAAAGCCAATGCCACGCCAAGCACCTCGGCAACCTATGACTGGACAGCGCGAACCCACCCTCGCGGCCGTCGCTAA
- a CDS encoding MFS transporter, translating to MTDTAIASPLTFKRSLLAVLGLALVLMLSALDQTVIGNAMPYIVADLGNFDLYAWVATSYLLTSIITVPIFGRLGDYYGRKYFVIAATVVFTLSSALCSFAGSMQMLILWRAVQGIGGGMLVGTAFACIPELFPDTRQRLRWQILFSTAFSIVNALGPTLGGILTEQYGWRSVFYLNLPLGLLALVVSWIYLPYFKPAKKAAIRLDWLGALLIMCVLGSMQLLAEFLPSNGSSFTLIGLLLACAVSAALLVFQQRRAHSPILPPSLFALGPVKQLFIISVLIGAVLFTLLYFMPLLFQGGYGYSPKQAAWLVTPMGVSITVSAIINGRIVTRMRNPMRLPQMGFLVAATACALLALTGSKGHFGVLMGLMMMAGIGIGFILLNVTIFIQTLAPREFLGIATALTQSLRLVGGLLGTALTGAAVTKWYSVHVGGKLLEAGNDAVPEAVARHFADPQALLQPVAAEFAAYYPLAREAMVNAIDLGLAVCAVLALLAFYQSTRLPLIQFPGVTVKEKKKQQIS from the coding sequence ATGACTGATACCGCAATTGCCTCACCGTTAACCTTTAAACGTTCTTTGTTGGCCGTGCTGGGCCTGGCGCTCGTATTGATGCTTTCCGCGCTGGACCAGACGGTGATTGGCAATGCCATGCCCTATATCGTTGCGGATTTGGGGAATTTCGATCTGTATGCCTGGGTCGCGACCAGCTATCTGCTGACCTCGATTATTACCGTGCCGATTTTCGGCCGCCTGGGCGACTATTATGGTCGCAAGTATTTTGTGATAGCAGCCACGGTCGTGTTTACTCTTTCTTCTGCGCTGTGCTCCTTTGCGGGCAGCATGCAGATGCTGATTCTCTGGCGTGCGGTACAGGGTATCGGCGGCGGCATGCTGGTCGGCACCGCGTTCGCCTGTATTCCCGAGCTCTTCCCCGATACGCGCCAACGTCTGCGCTGGCAAATCCTGTTCAGCACCGCCTTTAGCATCGTCAATGCCTTGGGCCCGACGCTTGGCGGCATTCTGACTGAACAATATGGCTGGCGGTCGGTGTTTTATCTCAATCTGCCACTCGGATTGCTGGCACTGGTGGTGTCGTGGATTTATCTGCCCTATTTCAAACCCGCCAAAAAGGCCGCGATTCGTCTCGACTGGCTCGGCGCGTTGCTGATTATGTGTGTGCTGGGCAGCATGCAGCTGCTGGCGGAATTCCTGCCGAGCAATGGATCCTCCTTTACGCTGATTGGCCTGCTGCTGGCCTGCGCAGTGAGCGCCGCCCTGCTGGTGTTTCAGCAGCGTCGCGCCCATTCACCCATTTTGCCGCCGTCGCTGTTTGCCCTAGGCCCCGTAAAACAACTGTTTATCATCTCCGTGCTGATTGGCGCGGTGCTGTTTACCCTGCTCTATTTTATGCCGCTGCTGTTTCAGGGCGGCTATGGTTATTCGCCCAAACAGGCCGCGTGGCTGGTCACGCCGATGGGCGTCAGCATTACCGTCAGCGCCATCATCAATGGCAGAATCGTCACCCGCATGCGCAATCCGATGCGGCTGCCGCAAATGGGTTTTCTGGTCGCCGCGACCGCCTGCGCCCTGCTGGCGCTGACCGGCAGCAAGGGGCATTTTGGTGTCTTGATGGGGCTGATGATGATGGCCGGTATCGGCATCGGATTTATTTTGCTCAATGTGACCATTTTCATACAGACGCTGGCACCGCGCGAGTTTCTGGGCATTGCCACGGCGTTGACCCAGTCGCTGCGGCTGGTCGGGGGTCTGCTCGGCACTGCGCTGACCGGCGCGGCCGTGACCAAATGGTACAGCGTACACGTCGGCGGCAAGCTGCTTGAAGCCGGAAACGACGCCGTGCCCGAAGCGGTAGCGCGCCATTTCGCGGATCCGCAGGCGCTGCTTCAACCGGTCGCCGCCGAATTCGCGGCCTATTATCCTCTGGCGCGTGAGGCGATGGTCAATGCAATCGATCTCGGTCTCGCGGTTTGCGCGGTGCTGGCATTGCTGGCATTTTACCAATCCACCCGCCTGCCGCTGATTCAGTTTCCGGGTGTAACAGTAAAGGAAAAGAAAAAGCAGCAGATAAGTTAA
- a CDS encoding YebF family protein: MIGKTGKIVLGVMVCVVFAMVVLTLGMTYIYPTWMQRTTPEACAALTPQNAMDLVTRDFMQNKLPNWGNDKDNLGTQVPSLSFISDNVKDNKGTFEVPFTARGPAGTLKYAAHLNCTNKYIKYDTVDQ; the protein is encoded by the coding sequence GTGATAGGAAAGACGGGTAAAATTGTTTTGGGCGTCATGGTTTGCGTGGTATTTGCGATGGTGGTGCTGACGTTGGGTATGACGTATATCTATCCCACGTGGATGCAGCGCACTACCCCTGAAGCCTGTGCCGCCTTGACCCCGCAGAATGCGATGGATCTGGTCACCCGCGATTTTATGCAGAATAAACTGCCTAACTGGGGCAACGACAAAGACAATCTCGGGACTCAGGTGCCAAGCCTGTCGTTTATTTCCGATAACGTCAAAGACAACAAAGGCACCTTTGAGGTTCCGTTTACCGCGCGCGGGCCTGCCGGTACGCTCAAATATGCCGCGCACCTTAACTGCACCAATAAATACATCAAATACGACACGGTCGACCAATAA
- a CDS encoding GNAT family N-acetyltransferase translates to MLATGYAGEGIELLDADESDMAQVQAIYAHHVIYGSSSFETEPPSLEEMLQRRRAVVDKGLPYLVAKEQGQVIGYCYLSPYRPRYAYRFTVEGSVYMAEGQQGKGVGKRLMTEAIARAERGGWRQMMAVVGNSENIASLRLHQSLGFTVIGQLTGVGYKHGRWLNTIMMQRTLGEGDTTPPIDCTR, encoded by the coding sequence ATGTTGGCAACAGGTTACGCAGGTGAGGGCATTGAGCTGCTGGATGCCGACGAGTCGGACATGGCGCAGGTGCAGGCGATTTATGCCCATCACGTTATTTACGGTTCCTCGAGTTTTGAAACCGAGCCGCCGTCGCTTGAAGAGATGTTGCAGCGTCGGCGCGCCGTTGTCGACAAAGGGTTGCCGTATCTGGTGGCGAAGGAGCAGGGTCAGGTTATCGGTTATTGCTATCTTTCGCCGTATCGACCACGCTATGCCTACCGTTTTACCGTTGAAGGCTCGGTCTACATGGCCGAGGGGCAGCAGGGCAAAGGCGTGGGCAAGCGCCTGATGACAGAGGCTATCGCACGGGCCGAACGCGGAGGATGGCGACAGATGATGGCCGTGGTCGGCAACAGTGAAAACATCGCCTCACTGCGCCTGCATCAGTCTCTGGGCTTTACGGTCATCGGTCAGTTGACGGGTGTGGGATACAAGCATGGCCGGTGGCTCAACACCATCATGATGCAGCGAACGCTGGGCGAGGGCGATACCACACCACCCATTGATTGCACTCGGTAA
- a CDS encoding ABC transporter substrate-binding protein, producing the protein MGATPTFAEQTPGGKLVVYTSQAPEIAQQTIDAFKAAYPSIQVEWSRNGTTQLMNVLHTEMMAGDVKADVLLVADSINLGALKKEGKLMAYPDAPVGNLDSNFYDKDKTWFGTKIIATVIGYNTKNAKPVESWQALTSPDNKGQVAVPSPLYSGAALYNLHTAINTPAIGWNFYQQLAANDITPEGGNGPALKAVASGLDKYGVITDADIIAAKKKGSPIDLVYPKEGVSFVTEPVAILSSSHNVPAAKAFVNFLLSKQGQALVVKQGNRPIDASLAPPEGFEAIGNIKLLTLDADKAVDDDKQVRDKFTRIFGG; encoded by the coding sequence ATGGGGGCAACGCCGACTTTCGCCGAACAGACGCCAGGCGGCAAGCTGGTCGTTTACACCTCGCAGGCGCCGGAAATCGCCCAGCAAACCATTGACGCCTTTAAAGCCGCTTATCCATCCATTCAGGTTGAGTGGTCGCGCAACGGCACGACGCAACTGATGAATGTGCTGCATACGGAAATGATGGCGGGTGATGTGAAGGCCGATGTCTTGCTGGTCGCAGACTCGATAAACCTGGGAGCGCTGAAGAAGGAGGGCAAACTGATGGCCTATCCCGACGCGCCGGTCGGCAATCTTGATTCAAACTTTTACGACAAGGATAAAACCTGGTTCGGCACCAAAATTATCGCCACCGTCATTGGCTACAACACCAAAAACGCCAAACCGGTTGAATCATGGCAGGCACTGACCTCACCCGACAACAAAGGTCAGGTCGCCGTGCCTAGTCCGCTCTATTCCGGCGCAGCGCTCTACAATCTGCACACGGCTATCAATACCCCTGCGATCGGCTGGAATTTCTATCAGCAACTGGCGGCCAACGACATTACCCCCGAAGGCGGCAACGGTCCGGCATTGAAGGCCGTCGCCAGCGGACTGGATAAATATGGCGTCATTACCGATGCCGATATTATCGCGGCCAAGAAGAAAGGATCACCCATCGACCTGGTTTATCCGAAAGAAGGCGTCTCTTTTGTCACCGAACCGGTCGCCATTCTTTCGTCCTCGCACAATGTGCCCGCCGCCAAAGCCTTCGTGAATTTCCTGCTGTCGAAACAGGGGCAGGCGCTGGTGGTGAAGCAGGGCAATCGGCCCATCGACGCGAGTCTCGCCCCGCCTGAAGGATTCGAGGCTATCGGCAACATCAAGCTGTTGACCCTGGATGCCGACAAGGCCGTTGATGACGACAAACAGGTGAGAGACAAATTTACCCGGATCTTTGGTGGATAA
- a CDS encoding ABC transporter permease — MSVMSEITRTATFRRLSAWRGERAVLWLLALMIGVLSIAPLGRLVWAAVAPDGVLDLNRLGHLVGTQKVWQATLNTLKIAVAATALSMLAGTLAALLVALTPLRGKSLWVFTFILPLMIPPQVIALAWVQALSPSSPILSGMRALGSLFGVSFSSPDSQPLYCATGIILLLGMHNAPLVFLTVRAGLRRLPAELVEAARITGASPLRVLLTVILPLARPAIFAGAALAFVAAAGNFGIQAMLGIPGRVPTLITLVYQRLNSSGPSALPDMAVLSLLIAVITFGGLAVSRALGGSKDVRVTGSPKSLQQPPGAWRWPLEATAWLWIAVTLLLPLSALVTTSLTTGFGQTLNWQTLTFTNYLNALWQYPAIHQAFFTSLGLTLMAAILLTFASLFLAYFLSWQRSRLVSLLQMSTELAYALPGIVTGIAAILFFLKPLPLINVSIYGTVWIILAAYLSNFLALVLRPTLAGFAQIERSLDEAAQIAGAGFMRRMWTILMPLAAPSAMAGAILVFLTALNEIQVSILLVTSSTQTLGPMVIFLDEGGSSTLAAAVGCLMILVVLLFMLLASLFARRLPEGVLPWRA, encoded by the coding sequence ATGAGCGTGATGAGCGAGATAACGCGCACGGCAACCTTCCGGCGGCTTTCGGCATGGCGCGGCGAGCGGGCGGTGTTATGGCTGCTGGCGCTGATGATTGGCGTACTGTCCATCGCGCCTCTTGGCCGATTGGTCTGGGCCGCCGTTGCGCCCGACGGCGTGCTGGATCTCAATCGTCTGGGGCATTTGGTCGGTACGCAGAAAGTGTGGCAAGCCACCCTCAATACGCTGAAGATAGCGGTGGCCGCGACCGCCTTGTCGATGCTGGCCGGAACGCTGGCGGCGCTGCTGGTGGCGCTGACCCCTCTGCGCGGTAAATCGCTGTGGGTGTTTACCTTTATTCTGCCGCTGATGATCCCGCCGCAGGTCATTGCGCTGGCGTGGGTGCAGGCGCTGTCACCCTCAAGTCCGATTCTCTCGGGGATGAGGGCGCTTGGCAGCCTGTTCGGGGTTTCATTCTCATCGCCTGACTCGCAGCCGCTCTATTGCGCAACCGGCATTATTTTGCTGCTCGGCATGCACAATGCGCCGCTGGTGTTTCTTACCGTGCGCGCAGGACTGCGCCGGTTGCCGGCCGAACTGGTGGAAGCCGCGCGGATCACCGGTGCCTCGCCGTTGCGGGTGCTATTGACGGTAATTTTGCCGTTGGCTCGCCCGGCGATTTTTGCCGGTGCCGCACTTGCCTTCGTCGCCGCCGCCGGTAATTTCGGAATTCAGGCCATGCTGGGCATTCCGGGCCGTGTGCCGACGCTGATAACGCTGGTGTACCAGCGCCTCAACAGCAGCGGCCCATCGGCGCTGCCGGATATGGCCGTGCTTTCTCTTTTAATTGCGGTAATAACCTTTGGCGGTCTGGCGGTGAGTCGCGCGCTGGGCGGCAGCAAAGACGTGCGGGTAACGGGGTCGCCGAAGTCGCTTCAGCAACCGCCCGGCGCGTGGCGTTGGCCGCTCGAAGCCACCGCCTGGCTGTGGATTGCCGTCACACTCCTGCTACCGCTGTCTGCACTGGTGACCACGTCGCTGACCACGGGATTCGGCCAGACGCTGAATTGGCAGACGCTGACCTTCACTAATTATCTCAATGCGCTTTGGCAGTATCCGGCGATTCATCAGGCGTTTTTCACCAGTCTGGGTCTGACCCTGATGGCGGCTATCCTATTGACCTTTGCCTCGCTGTTTCTGGCCTATTTCCTGAGCTGGCAGCGCAGTCGGCTGGTGAGCCTGTTGCAGATGTCGACGGAGTTGGCCTATGCGCTGCCGGGCATCGTCACCGGCATTGCCGCCATTCTGTTTTTCCTGAAACCGCTGCCGCTGATTAATGTCAGCATTTACGGCACGGTGTGGATCATTCTGGCAGCCTATCTGTCGAATTTCCTTGCGCTGGTACTGCGCCCGACGCTCGCCGGATTCGCGCAAATCGAACGCTCGCTCGATGAAGCCGCGCAGATTGCGGGAGCCGGTTTTATGCGCCGGATGTGGACCATCCTGATGCCGCTGGCCGCGCCTTCGGCCATGGCGGGGGCGATACTGGTGTTTCTCACCGCCCTGAACGAGATTCAGGTGTCGATTCTGCTTGTCACCTCGAGCACGCAAACCCTCGGCCCGATGGTCATTTTCCTTGATGAAGGCGGGTCTTCGACACTGGCGGCGGCAGTAGGCTGTCTGATGATTCTGGTCGTGCTGCTGTTTATGCTGTTGGCATCGCTGTTTGCCCGTCGTCTGCCCGAGGGCGTTTTGCCGTGGCGCGCATAA
- a CDS encoding ABC transporter ATP-binding protein: MSAIEIAHLRKSFGKQTVLDDVSLTIRHGEFVAILGPSGCGKTTLLRALAGFETLDHGTLSLDGHLVSSPDYHMPPEQRQLAIVFQNYALWPHMSVEENVAYSLKVQGVKIGERRQRTANALMQVGLQGLEGRRPADLSGGQRQRVALARCLVAEPKVVLLDEPLANLDVHLRAAMEAEFAQFHRQTGATLLYITHDQHEAMAMADRVVVMDAGKVMQFATPQTLYREPANEMVAKFIDDGRVIAVQDIRPCGDGRANVKVQGVDYCLRASPHQRTRPHGKLCLHAASLRLAGDDEPGFTATLKRVTYRGAYSQLELELLGQDALLSLYLADASGCNLGDVLRLTLDDGWIIPDGES, encoded by the coding sequence ATGTCTGCCATTGAAATTGCCCATCTACGAAAGTCTTTTGGAAAGCAGACCGTGTTGGACGATGTGTCGTTGACTATTCGCCACGGCGAATTTGTCGCGATTCTGGGGCCTTCAGGCTGTGGTAAAACGACCTTGCTGCGCGCCCTTGCCGGTTTTGAAACCCTTGACCACGGTACGCTCTCCCTCGACGGTCACCTGGTCTCTTCCCCCGACTATCATATGCCGCCGGAGCAGCGGCAGCTGGCGATTGTCTTTCAAAACTATGCGCTCTGGCCGCACATGTCGGTGGAAGAGAACGTGGCCTACAGCCTGAAAGTACAGGGCGTGAAGATTGGCGAACGCCGCCAGCGGACCGCCAATGCGCTGATGCAGGTCGGGTTGCAGGGGCTGGAAGGCCGACGTCCGGCAGACTTGTCGGGAGGCCAGCGTCAACGCGTTGCTTTGGCCCGCTGTCTGGTCGCCGAGCCGAAAGTGGTCCTGCTGGATGAACCTCTGGCTAACCTCGACGTGCATCTTCGCGCGGCGATGGAGGCGGAATTTGCCCAGTTTCATCGCCAGACCGGCGCGACGCTTCTCTATATTACACACGATCAGCATGAGGCGATGGCGATGGCCGACCGCGTCGTGGTGATGGATGCAGGCAAAGTGATGCAGTTCGCCACCCCGCAAACCCTGTACCGTGAACCTGCCAACGAAATGGTGGCCAAATTTATTGACGATGGCCGCGTAATTGCCGTGCAGGACATTCGCCCGTGCGGCGACGGCAGAGCCAACGTGAAGGTGCAGGGCGTCGATTATTGCCTGCGGGCGAGTCCTCATCAACGCACACGGCCACACGGCAAACTCTGCCTGCATGCCGCCTCCCTGCGTCTTGCCGGCGACGATGAACCCGGATTTACCGCCACCCTGAAACGTGTGACCTATCGTGGCGCCTACAGCCAGCTCGAACTCGAGCTTCTGGGGCAAGACGCGTTGCTCTCGTTGTATCTTGCAGACGCCTCGGGCTGCAACCTCGGCGATGTGCTGCGGCTAACCCTCGACGATGGCTGGATTATTCCCGACGGCGAGTCATAA
- a CDS encoding SDR family oxidoreductase: MAKVAIVGAHGQIGKLLIKHLRAQGHEALGIARKEEQIPTLRKLGAETVLMDIESATAEQLATGLQGVDAVVFAAGAGAGSTAERKHTVDYAGSVLLADAAKLAGVSRFVQISAIGADDPLKPDTDPVWKAYIEAKRDADISLRASGLEWTIIRPGPLTNSPATGMVTLSEHAGRGKSPVRTSRWWSWPLSMPTHRLASSGTARRHYAYPRRGLSVKAETA; this comes from the coding sequence ATGGCGAAGGTCGCAATTGTTGGCGCACACGGTCAAATAGGAAAGTTGCTTATCAAGCATTTACGGGCGCAGGGACACGAGGCGCTGGGTATCGCGCGCAAGGAGGAGCAAATCCCGACACTGCGCAAACTGGGTGCGGAAACGGTGCTGATGGATATCGAAAGCGCCACCGCCGAACAGCTGGCAACCGGATTGCAGGGCGTTGATGCCGTAGTGTTCGCCGCCGGTGCCGGTGCGGGTTCCACCGCCGAGCGCAAACACACCGTCGACTATGCCGGTTCTGTGCTGCTGGCCGACGCCGCGAAGCTGGCGGGCGTATCACGCTTTGTCCAGATCTCGGCGATTGGCGCGGATGACCCGCTGAAACCTGACACCGATCCGGTATGGAAGGCGTATATAGAGGCGAAGCGCGATGCCGATATCTCGCTGCGCGCGAGCGGTCTTGAATGGACGATTATTCGTCCCGGCCCGCTGACCAACTCTCCGGCAACCGGCATGGTGACCTTGTCGGAACATGCGGGCAGGGGGAAGTCACCCGTGAGGACGTCGCGCTGGTGGTCGTGGCCGCTATCGATGCCGACTCATCGATTGGCAAGCAGTGGAACTGCGCGGAGGCACTACGCCTATCCGCGACGCGGTCTGTCAGTGAAGGCTGAAACAGCTTAA